A segment of the Streptomyces sp. P9-A2 genome:
CACGTCGCCGGTCTCCTTGTTGGCGATGCGGGCCAGGATGAAGAGGAGGTCGGAGAGGCGGTTGAGGTAGGTGGCGGCGAGGGGGTTCATGGTGTCGCCGTGCACCTCCAGGGCCGCCCAGGTGGAGCGCTCCGCGCGGCGGACCACCGTGCAGGCCTGGTGGAGGAGGGCGGCGCCCGCCGTGCCTGCCGGGAGGATGAAGGAGCGCAGCTTCTCCAGCCGCTCGTTGAAGTGGTCGCAGTCCGTCTCCAGCCGGTCCACGTAGAACTGCTCGACCCGCAGCGGCGGATACGCCGGGTTCTCCACGACCGGTGTCGACAGGTCGGCGCCCACGTCGAACAGGTCGTTCTGCACGCGGGTGAGGACCTTGACGACCTC
Coding sequences within it:
- a CDS encoding cob(I)yrinic acid a,c-diamide adenosyltransferase — its product is MVNLTRIYTKTGDKGTTNLGDMSRVAKTDLRIAAYADANEANAVIGTAIALGSLDEEVVKVLTRVQNDLFDVGADLSTPVVENPAYPPLRVEQFYVDRLETDCDHFNERLEKLRSFILPAGTAGAALLHQACTVVRRAERSTWAALEVHGDTMNPLAATYLNRLSDLLFILARIANKETGDVLWVPGGER